One Streptomyces sp. NBC_01217 genomic region harbors:
- a CDS encoding substrate-binding domain-containing protein — translation MRLHVDQRHARVLELVRERGSLRVTELVAEIGVSAVTLRRDVEILAAQGRVRRLHGAVAWPGERTAGAPVKPAPAERAVIGMIVPTTNFIFADIVRGAREAVESRGGRLVLGMSGYVDTEDPVRAEHLLAVGAEGLLVAPSWFGGVPADGQERWLLKCPVPAVLVERSAPAGNPAAGLDRVRTDRAHGAAVAVGHLAELGHRSIIAVLQEGPHAAQITAGYLAASQSLGLAPVTGSPVVRAHGEYEGTVGRLVRAVREEGVTAALVHSDEDAIVLVPGLRARGVSVPGDLALIAYDDEVAGLAEVPLTAVAPPKRAVGELAAKLLLQRLDERGSERTPAPRQHLELLPELRVRASCGPAPTPRRAVR, via the coding sequence ATGCGACTGCATGTCGACCAGCGCCACGCGCGGGTGCTCGAACTCGTCCGGGAGCGCGGCAGCCTCCGGGTCACCGAGCTCGTGGCCGAAATCGGGGTCTCCGCAGTGACGTTGAGGCGTGACGTGGAGATCCTGGCGGCCCAGGGACGGGTGCGGCGGCTGCACGGCGCGGTGGCCTGGCCGGGCGAGCGGACCGCCGGGGCTCCGGTGAAACCGGCGCCCGCCGAAAGGGCCGTGATCGGAATGATCGTGCCGACCACCAACTTCATCTTCGCGGACATCGTGCGCGGGGCCCGTGAGGCCGTGGAGTCCCGGGGCGGCAGGCTGGTCCTGGGCATGTCGGGGTACGTCGACACCGAGGACCCGGTGCGGGCGGAGCATCTGCTGGCGGTCGGGGCCGAGGGGCTGCTCGTCGCGCCCAGCTGGTTCGGCGGGGTGCCCGCCGACGGGCAGGAGAGGTGGCTGCTCAAGTGCCCGGTGCCCGCCGTGCTCGTCGAGCGCTCGGCACCGGCGGGCAATCCCGCGGCAGGGCTGGACCGGGTACGTACCGACCGGGCGCACGGCGCCGCGGTGGCGGTCGGTCATCTGGCGGAACTGGGCCATCGGTCGATCATCGCGGTGCTCCAGGAGGGGCCGCACGCCGCGCAGATCACCGCGGGATATCTGGCCGCGTCGCAGTCGCTGGGGCTCGCGCCCGTGACGGGATCCCCGGTGGTCCGCGCCCATGGCGAGTACGAGGGAACGGTCGGCCGGCTGGTGCGGGCCGTCCGGGAGGAGGGTGTGACGGCCGCCCTCGTCCACAGCGACGAGGACGCGATCGTGCTGGTGCCCGGGCTGCGGGCGCGGGGCGTCAGCGTGCCGGGTGATCTGGCGCTGATCGCGTACGACGACGAGGTGGCGGGTCTGGCGGAGGTGCCGCTGACGGCCGTCGCACCGCCGAAGCGGGCGGTGGGCGAGCTGGCCGCGAAGCTGCTGCTGCAGCGGCTCGACGAGCGCGGATCGGAACGGACCCCGGCACCCCGCCAACACCTTGAGCTGCTTCCGGAGTTGCGGGTCCGCGCGTCGTGCGGACCCGCCCCGACGCCAAGGAGAGCCGTCCGTTGA
- a CDS encoding alpha-L-fucosidase, with protein MTMQPWFPEAKLGIFVHWGIYAVKGVAESWSFFGGDISHQEYMEQLGGFTASRYDPDDWAKLFAGAGARYAVLTAKHHDGVALWDTRQTDLSVVRRSPAARDLVGPFAEALSRQNLRVGLYFSHNDWSHPDYPSVRPAQPHRPWVDNRRAMPAPGQEDPERWERYLETVHRGQIRELIQEYRPDLLWFDGAWERDERQWRMKELREEILRLSPRTVLNGRMLGHGDYATAELGVPIRRPDGHWELCYTIGDMWGYQPQDVNHKSVRELVRVFTETIGHGGNLLLNTGPQEDGRIRSEHARRLEGLGRWIRRNQEAVYPTEGGLPYGHHYGPSMLSKDRRTLFLVCFDAPRAFVELRGLRNTVKGVSVLGTGERLGHRVVGGFPSRGVPGVVRIDAPGVCDPYATVLALELDGEVDLYRGHGEG; from the coding sequence GTGACGATGCAGCCCTGGTTCCCCGAGGCCAAACTCGGGATCTTCGTCCACTGGGGGATCTACGCGGTCAAGGGGGTCGCGGAGTCCTGGTCGTTCTTCGGCGGAGACATCTCCCACCAGGAGTACATGGAGCAGTTGGGAGGCTTCACGGCATCGCGCTACGACCCGGACGACTGGGCGAAGCTCTTCGCCGGGGCCGGTGCCAGGTACGCCGTGCTGACCGCCAAGCACCACGACGGCGTCGCGCTCTGGGACACCCGGCAGACGGACCTGTCCGTCGTCCGGCGCAGTCCGGCAGCCCGTGATCTGGTCGGCCCGTTCGCCGAAGCGCTGAGCCGTCAGAACCTGCGTGTCGGCCTCTACTTCTCGCACAACGACTGGAGCCATCCCGACTACCCCAGCGTCCGGCCCGCGCAGCCGCACAGGCCCTGGGTCGACAACCGCCGCGCGATGCCGGCGCCCGGCCAGGAGGACCCGGAGCGCTGGGAACGCTACCTGGAGACCGTGCACCGCGGGCAGATCCGCGAGTTGATCCAGGAGTACCGGCCCGATCTTCTGTGGTTCGACGGCGCCTGGGAGCGCGACGAGCGGCAGTGGCGGATGAAGGAACTCCGCGAGGAGATCCTCCGGCTGAGCCCCCGGACCGTGCTCAACGGCCGCATGCTCGGCCACGGCGACTACGCCACCGCGGAACTGGGCGTGCCCATCCGGCGCCCGGACGGCCACTGGGAACTCTGCTACACCATCGGCGACATGTGGGGGTACCAGCCCCAGGACGTCAACCACAAGTCGGTGCGCGAGCTGGTGCGGGTCTTCACCGAGACCATCGGCCACGGCGGCAATCTACTGCTCAACACCGGCCCGCAGGAGGACGGCAGAATCCGGTCCGAGCACGCCCGGCGACTGGAGGGCCTCGGCCGCTGGATCCGGCGCAACCAAGAGGCCGTGTATCCGACGGAAGGCGGTCTCCCGTACGGGCATCACTACGGTCCCTCGATGCTCTCCAAGGACCGCCGCACGCTCTTCCTCGTCTGCTTCGACGCGCCCCGTGCCTTCGTCGAGCTCCGCGGCCTGCGCAACACCGTCAAGGGCGTCTCCGTGCTCGGCACCGGCGAGCGGCTCGGCCACCGGGTCGTCGGCGGCTTCCCCAGCCGCGGTGTGCCGGGCGTGGTCCGCATCGACGCACCGGGTGTCTGTGACCCCTACGCCACCGTGCTCGCCCTCGAACTCGACGGCGAAGTCGACCTCTACCGCGGTCACGGCGAGGGCTGA
- a CDS encoding hydroxyacid dehydrogenase, translated as MTAPTTDSDESSFPGPQPLRRPRTLLAMDPSVTATLLSPRTLHRLAQTAEVDRELIVDDFSRADALAALRDTEVLLTFWGCPPVDDYVLTAAPRLRAVVHAAGSVKSHVTEACWERGILVSSAAAANALPVAEFTVATVLLSNKRLLEVREAYRRIRGEHDWREAFPDVGNYRRTVGIVGASRIGRRVLELLRPYDLKVIVHDPYLGVADADALGIRTVGLDELCASSDVISVHAPDLPETRRMIDRRRLGLMRDGATLINTARGSLVEHDALTEELVSGRLNAVLDVTEPEVPPASSPLYELPNVLLTPHFAGSFGNEVQRMADSAVDEIARYAAGLPFAHPVHRDELERTA; from the coding sequence ATGACCGCCCCGACCACGGACTCCGACGAGTCGTCCTTCCCGGGTCCGCAGCCGCTCCGACGCCCGCGCACCCTGCTGGCGATGGACCCCTCCGTGACCGCAACGCTTCTCAGTCCACGCACGCTCCACAGGCTCGCGCAGACGGCGGAGGTGGACCGGGAACTCATCGTCGACGACTTCTCCCGGGCCGACGCGCTCGCGGCCCTGCGCGACACCGAGGTGCTTTTGACCTTCTGGGGCTGCCCTCCCGTCGACGACTACGTTCTGACCGCGGCGCCCCGGCTGCGGGCCGTCGTCCATGCGGCCGGCTCGGTCAAGTCACATGTCACCGAGGCGTGCTGGGAGCGCGGAATACTCGTCTCCTCGGCGGCGGCGGCCAATGCGTTGCCCGTCGCCGAGTTCACCGTGGCCACGGTGTTGCTCTCCAACAAGCGCCTGCTGGAGGTGCGCGAGGCCTACCGCCGGATCCGTGGGGAACACGACTGGCGCGAGGCCTTCCCCGACGTCGGGAACTACCGCAGGACCGTCGGCATCGTCGGCGCCTCGCGCATCGGCCGTCGGGTGCTCGAACTCCTGCGCCCGTACGACCTTAAGGTCATCGTCCATGATCCCTATCTGGGCGTGGCCGATGCCGACGCGCTCGGCATCCGCACCGTCGGGCTCGACGAGCTCTGCGCGAGCTCCGATGTGATCAGCGTGCACGCCCCCGATCTGCCGGAGACCCGCCGCATGATCGACCGCCGCCGGCTCGGCCTCATGCGGGACGGAGCGACGCTCATCAACACCGCGCGCGGCTCGCTCGTCGAACATGACGCGCTCACGGAGGAGTTGGTGTCCGGTCGGCTGAACGCCGTGCTCGATGTCACCGAGCCCGAGGTGCCGCCCGCATCATCTCCTCTTTACGAACTCCCCAATGTGCTGCTCACCCCGCACTTCGCCGGCTCCTTCGGCAACGAGGTGCAGCGGATGGCCGACTCGGCGGTCGACGAGATCGCCCGGTACGCGGCCGGGCTGCCGTTCGCCCACCCCGTGCACCGCGACGAGCTGGAGCGTACGGCGTGA
- a CDS encoding substrate-binding domain-containing protein encodes MRYTVDERHERILELVRLHGSLRVTDLAHHLGMSTVTLRRDVEALAAAGRLDRTRGAVSWPGASAAASVPGPQPIPEAGPQGLAAGAGVTLGLVVPQSQYYFGEIVRGVREEVQSAGGRLVLGFSGYVPGQDEEQARRLLDSGVDGLLLTPGWMRDGSEEDAPDLDFGVPTVMLERRAAAGTQAAEFDSVCSDHYAGVGLAVRHLVSLGHRDIALLAGTSATGVQVRAGYEAALRSAGIARPPIEPIELYAGALDRDRLERAAKRLVGAVDAGKVSAAVVLSDTDAILLLQILRGLEPQLQVPQDLALVAYDDDVAALSDLPLTAVAPPKYEVGREAVQLLLRRVRERRQGRRTDARRHLALLPELRVRQSCGVELKR; translated from the coding sequence GTGCGGTACACGGTCGACGAACGCCATGAGCGGATCCTTGAACTGGTCCGTCTCCACGGCAGCCTGAGGGTCACCGACCTCGCACACCATCTGGGCATGTCCACGGTCACCCTGCGCCGCGATGTGGAGGCTCTCGCCGCCGCCGGGCGGCTGGACCGGACGCGGGGTGCGGTCTCATGGCCCGGTGCGTCGGCCGCCGCGTCCGTGCCGGGGCCGCAGCCGATTCCGGAAGCGGGGCCGCAGGGCCTGGCCGCCGGCGCGGGTGTCACCCTCGGCCTGGTGGTTCCGCAGTCTCAGTACTACTTCGGGGAGATCGTCCGAGGTGTGCGGGAGGAGGTCCAGTCGGCCGGCGGCAGGCTCGTGCTCGGCTTCTCGGGCTATGTTCCTGGCCAGGACGAGGAACAGGCGCGCAGGCTCCTGGACTCGGGTGTGGACGGGCTGCTGCTGACTCCCGGGTGGATGCGGGACGGCTCCGAGGAGGACGCCCCCGACCTCGACTTCGGCGTCCCGACCGTCATGCTCGAACGCCGCGCGGCCGCCGGTACGCAGGCCGCCGAGTTCGACTCCGTCTGCTCGGACCACTACGCCGGAGTCGGGCTCGCGGTGCGTCATCTCGTCTCGCTCGGGCACCGCGACATCGCGCTGCTGGCCGGGACCAGCGCGACGGGTGTGCAGGTGCGGGCCGGGTACGAGGCGGCGCTGCGGTCCGCCGGGATCGCCCGGCCCCCGATCGAACCGATCGAGCTGTACGCGGGTGCGCTCGACAGGGACCGCCTGGAGCGGGCGGCGAAGAGGCTGGTCGGGGCCGTCGACGCGGGGAAGGTGAGTGCGGCGGTCGTGCTCAGCGACACGGATGCCATCCTCCTGCTGCAGATCCTGCGCGGCCTCGAACCGCAGCTCCAGGTACCGCAGGACCTGGCCCTCGTCGCGTACGACGACGATGTGGCGGCCCTCTCCGACCTCCCGCTGACGGCGGTCGCACCGCCGAAGTACGAGGTCGGCCGGGAGGCCGTGCAACTGCTTCTCCGGCGCGTACGGGAGCGTCGGCAGGGGAGGCGGACCGATGCGAGACGGCACCTGGCCCTGCTGCCCGAGCTCCGTGTGCGGCAGTCCTGTGGAGTCGAGCTGAAGCGTTAG
- a CDS encoding ABC transporter permease, which yields MSVAVKEPEARRRIRTALGRPATSSPPTAGLWTRIRRDRALLLLMAPGVLFFLVFQYLALFGNVIAFKDYMPFLGVKDSPWVGFANFQALFGEPAFWHAASNTVVISLAQLVFYFPVPLALALLLHSLVQGRVRRFVQSVVYLPHFISWVIVVALFQQVLGADGVLNGALGGSDGHLVDVIGNPDLFKPLMVLELIWKECGWGTIIFLAALAQVDEGLYEAAALDGAGPWRRFWHVTLPGLRAVIFLLLILRLGDILSVGFEQILLQRDAFGPDVSEVIDTYVFYHGIRDQNWGVAAAAALFKGVIGACLVLAANKIAHRMGEQGVYR from the coding sequence ATGTCGGTGGCGGTCAAGGAACCGGAGGCGCGCCGGCGAATACGGACAGCCCTCGGCCGGCCCGCAACGAGCAGTCCGCCCACAGCCGGTCTGTGGACTCGGATACGCAGGGACCGCGCACTCCTGCTGCTGATGGCACCGGGCGTTCTCTTCTTCCTGGTCTTCCAGTATCTGGCTCTGTTCGGGAACGTCATCGCGTTCAAGGACTACATGCCGTTCCTCGGAGTGAAGGACAGCCCGTGGGTCGGCTTCGCCAACTTCCAGGCCCTGTTCGGGGAGCCGGCGTTCTGGCACGCGGCGTCGAACACCGTGGTCATCTCGCTGGCGCAACTCGTCTTCTACTTCCCCGTCCCGCTGGCGCTGGCACTGCTTCTGCACAGCCTGGTCCAGGGGCGGGTGCGCAGGTTCGTACAGAGCGTGGTGTATCTGCCGCACTTCATCTCATGGGTGATCGTGGTCGCTCTCTTCCAGCAGGTGCTGGGGGCGGACGGCGTGCTCAACGGCGCGCTGGGCGGATCCGACGGTCACCTGGTCGACGTCATCGGCAATCCGGACCTGTTCAAGCCCCTGATGGTGCTGGAGCTGATCTGGAAGGAGTGCGGCTGGGGCACCATCATCTTCCTCGCCGCGCTGGCCCAGGTCGACGAGGGCCTGTACGAGGCGGCGGCCCTGGACGGGGCGGGTCCGTGGCGAAGGTTCTGGCACGTGACGCTCCCCGGGCTGCGCGCGGTGATCTTTCTGCTGCTGATCCTCCGGCTCGGCGACATCCTCTCGGTCGGCTTCGAGCAGATCCTGCTGCAGCGTGACGCCTTCGGGCCCGATGTCTCCGAGGTCATCGACACCTACGTCTTCTACCACGGCATCCGCGACCAGAACTGGGGGGTGGCCGCTGCCGCCGCACTGTTCAAGGGCGTGATCGGTGCATGTCTCGTCCTCGCCGCGAACAAGATCGCCCACCGCATGGGTGAGCAGGGGGTGTACCGCTGA
- a CDS encoding carbohydrate ABC transporter permease has translation MSAAATERPAWMERPKPVTRGARGLALIVTVLVVLVPFWVVVATSFAPDQQVIANGGYALWPDEWTLRAYELVFSGGQILRALAVSGLITLVGTAFSLACTVMLAYALARPGVVGGKPVMLMILFTFLFPAGMIPSFLVVNGLHLRNTYWALFLPVLISAFNLVVMRGFFQGIPAELFESARIDGAGELRILLTIVLPLSKAVVAVVGLFYAVGYWNDFFRAILYTDQSTMWPLQTWMRTYVVQSQNSLIQVQGGVGEQIQFAPQTVNMAVVVLATVPILCVYPFIQRYFTKGVLTGAVKS, from the coding sequence ATGAGTGCTGCTGCCACGGAGCGCCCGGCCTGGATGGAGAGACCGAAGCCGGTCACCCGGGGGGCCAGGGGACTGGCCCTGATCGTTACCGTCCTGGTGGTGCTGGTCCCGTTCTGGGTCGTGGTCGCGACCAGCTTCGCCCCCGACCAGCAGGTGATCGCCAACGGCGGCTACGCGCTCTGGCCGGACGAATGGACCCTCAGGGCGTACGAACTGGTCTTCTCCGGCGGACAGATCCTGCGGGCGCTCGCGGTCTCGGGCCTGATCACCCTGGTCGGTACGGCGTTCAGCCTGGCGTGCACCGTGATGCTGGCGTACGCCCTGGCCCGCCCCGGTGTCGTCGGCGGCAAGCCGGTGATGCTGATGATCCTGTTCACCTTTCTCTTCCCGGCCGGAATGATCCCCAGCTTCCTCGTGGTCAACGGCCTGCATCTGCGCAACACCTACTGGGCACTGTTCCTCCCCGTCCTGATCAGCGCGTTCAACCTCGTGGTGATGCGCGGCTTCTTCCAGGGCATCCCGGCCGAACTCTTCGAGTCGGCCAGGATCGACGGCGCCGGTGAGCTGCGGATCCTGCTGACGATCGTCCTTCCGCTCTCCAAAGCGGTCGTCGCGGTGGTCGGGCTGTTCTACGCGGTGGGCTACTGGAACGACTTCTTCCGGGCGATCCTGTACACCGACCAGTCGACGATGTGGCCTCTGCAGACCTGGATGCGCACCTATGTCGTGCAGAGCCAGAACAGCCTCATCCAGGTCCAGGGCGGCGTCGGCGAGCAGATCCAGTTCGCCCCGCAGACCGTGAACATGGCCGTCGTGGTGCTCGCCACCGTGCCCATCCTCTGCGTGTACCCCTTCATCCAGCGCTACTTCACCAAGGGCGTCCTCACCGGCGCCGTCAAGAGCTGA